From Anopheles funestus chromosome 3RL, idAnoFuneDA-416_04, whole genome shotgun sequence, a single genomic window includes:
- the LOC125767003 gene encoding sodium-dependent nutrient amino acid transporter 1-like produces the protein MSGTDNPGFVTTDDAGLPAEQLQNGSKPPPAMEKLDKPPAVEREKWDKGVEFLMSCIALSVGLGNVWKFPSTAFRNGGGAFVIPYLIVLLVVGRPIYYLEMVMGQFSSRGSVKVYDVSPIMRGIGIAQMVSICVVIVYYAATIATAIRFFVASFESPLPWASCDVSWTGINCVNSSNTGPTPAFNNSLPVKTSAELYYTHSVTGEGLLVEGEFGVPDWKLTLCLLFIWVAMTIMMVKGIRGSGKVAYFLALFPYVVLISFAVYAFTLDGAGEGLKYFITPDWDELLNADVWKEAVSQCFFSLSICFGGVIAFSSYNNFSNNIYRDAMIISWLDTFTSLLSGALVFSIIGHLGHLTNETDYTKVVKPGSGLTFITYPDALAKFEHVPNLFALLFFFMLLTLGVGSCTGLINSVMTALQDSTPRLKSWKTVVTIGVLGFALGLLFVTPSGSKMLDYFDYYGVQFVTLTSAIFELFAFCWLYGIRKLTRDIQFMLNRRTGFLWRFCWKLLTPVMLIVVLIIGLVKSQRPEGIDDVYHVLGWCIYVGALVPIPVWAWFAVRKRNESTLKKRIVAASKPLSDWGPESLEVRKKYLEFCNNYQPLESRWSRLRRVLHRNDKTYRVSV, from the exons ATGTCCGGTACGGACAATCCTGGCTTCGTAACAACGGATGACGCCGGTTTGCCAGCGGAACAGCTACAGAATGGATCGAAACCACCGCCAGCGATGGAGAAGCTCGACAAACCACCAGCCGTGGAGCGTGAAAAATGGGACAAGGGTGTCGAGTTCCTAATGTCCTGCATCGCACTATCGGTTGGCTTGGGCAACGTATGGAAGTTTCCATCGACCGCGTTCCGTAATGGTGGCGGTGCGTTCGTTATCCCTTACCTGATTGTGCTGCTCGTTGTGGGACGACCGATCTACTACCTGGAGATGGTGATGGGTCAATTCTCGAGCCGTGGCAGCGTGAAGGTGTACGATGTGTCGCCCATCATGAGAG GCATCGGTATCGCACAGATGGTTTCGATTTGTGTGGTGATCGTATACTACGCGGCAACGATCGCGACAGCAATTCGATTTTTCGTCGCCTCCTTCGAAAGCCCTCTGCCGTGGGCTAGCTGTGACGTAAGCTGGACCGGCATCAACTGTGTGAACTCCTCCAATACCGGTCCGACGCCGGCATTCAACAACTCGCTGCCGGTCAAAACTTCTGCCGAGCTGTACTACAC ACACTCAGTCACCGGTGAAGGACTGCTGGTCGAGGGTGAGTTCGGTGTGCCCGACTGGAAGCTAACGCTCTGTCTACTGTTCATCTGGGTCGCGATGACCATCATGATGGTGAAGGGCATCCGTGGTTCGGGCAAGGTTGCCTACTTTCTTGCCCTCTTCCCGTACGTCGTGCTGATCTCGTTTGCGGTGTATGCCTTCACGCTCGACGGTGCCGGCGAAGGTCTGAAGTACTTCATCACGCCCGACTGGGATGAGCTGCTAAATGCGGACGTGTGGAAGGAGGCCGTCTCGCAGTGTTTCTTCTCACTGTCGATCTGTTTCGGCGGTGTGATTGCATTCTCCTCGTACAACAACTTCAGCAATAATATCTACCGGGATGCGATGATCATTTCCTGGCTGGATACGTTCACTTCTCTCCTGTCGGGTGCGCTGGTATTTTCCATCATCGGCCATTTGGGCCATCTGACCAATGAAACGGACTACACAAAGGTGGTGAAACCGGGCAGTGGACTTACATTCATCACCTACCCGGACGCACTGGCAAAGTTCGAGCACGTGCCAAATCTGTTCGCACTGCTGTTCTTCTTCATGCTGCTAACACTCGGCGTCGGTAGCTGTACCGGACTTATCAACAGTGTTATGACGGCACTGCAGGACAGCACACCACGTCTAAAGTCCTGGAAGACGGTCGTCACGATCGGTGTGCTCGGGTTTGCGCTCGGGCTACTCTTCGTCACACCGTCCGGTTCCAAGATGTTGGACTACTTCGACTACTACGGTGTGCAGTTTGTGACGCTCACCTCTGCCATCTTTGAGCTGTTTGCGTTCTGCTGGTTGTATGGAATTCGCAAACTTACCCGAGATATTCAGTTCATGCTAAACCGTCGGACCGGGTTCTTGTGGCGATTCTGCTGGAAGCTCCTCACACCGGTGATGCTGATCGTTGTGCTTATTATTGGACTGGTAAAGAGTCAACGTCCCGAGGGTATTGACGATGTATATCATG TACTCGGATGGTGTATCTACGTTGGAGCACTAGTGCCCATTCCGGTGTGGGCATGGTTTGCCGTCCGGAAGCGTAATGAGTCCACCCTCAAGAAGCGCATTGTAGCCGCTAGTAAACCCCTCTCCGATTGGGGACCAGAAAGCTTGGAGGTGCGCAAAAAATATCTGGAATTCTGCAACAACTATCAACCGCTCGAATCACGCTGGAGCCGATTGCGACGAGTACTGCACAGAAATGACAAAACCTATCGCGTCTCCGTTTAA